The genome window AAGCGTTTGCGAAATCCCCATTTGGTATTTTCACTAATGTTTCTTGATTCTTCTTGGGCGATCGATGACATAATTGTTAAGATGAAATCAATCTTTGGGTCAGCACTACTAATGTTTTCTTTTTCAAAATAAATTTCGACATTGATTTCCCGCATTTCTTTGATTACGGTAAGCATGTCAACTGTGTTTCTCGCAAAGCGGGAAATTGATTTGGTGATGATCATATCAATTTTCCCGTTTCTAGCAGCCTCTAACATGTTCTGCATCCCAATCCGTTTTTTCATACTGGTTCCAGTGATGCCTTCATCACTATACATACCAGCAAATTCCCATTCCGGATTATCTTTAATTCGTTTTGTAAATTCTTTGATTTGCACTTGATAAGAATTTAATTGATCAGTCTCGTCGGTTGATACACGGGCATAGGCTGCGACCTTTTTTTGAATTGTGATTTCATTGGTTTTTTCATCTTTAAACCGTATTGTTGGTTCAATGATTTCTACATATGTGTTCATGGGTGAAAACCTCCTTTTTGTTAGTATGTATATTACCTCTAAAAAGTTTATTATCAAGGTTTATGGTCTTATTGGTAGGGTCTTAATATAAGACATAAAAAAACGAGATATGTTTCCCCTATAAGGGGAGAACATGTCCCGTTTTCGATTTTCACCAAGTATAGTATATCAAAGGTTATGTCATTTGAACATCATCAACAGATGGTAAATCGTGAAAATCGTACATTATTTTTTCGACGATGCCATCAATTGTACTTAAAAATTCTCGGTAGCCCATGTGTTTGATCGTTCGATGATCATAATACATCACGTAGGTTCCTTGTTTAATATCAGTAATGAGCTTCGCCCTTGTAATGAATTGTTTAGATCCTCGGCGTGCGTTCATAACAGCGGGGTCTAATCTTTTTTTGCTTGAGTTATCATTTCCATATTCTGGATGCGTTGCTTTTGGTACGGTAATTAAATACATTCGTTCTGTAGATGTGACATCGATTTTATCTGTTGTTTTTAAACGGAGTAACAATCTTGTATCAGTTGGTAACTCTAGGGTCTGGTCATGTGCGGTAAGTTGATAGTATTGATACCGGTTAGTTGCAATATCAATTGATTGATTAAAATCATAACTAATTAATGGCTCTGGTTTGATTTTTTTTACTTTGTGATTTTCATAAGCATAATACAAGGTATCAATTGTGTGATGAATCTGATGGGTAGGTTCACAATCAAATAAATCCTGGATGGTACATTGGTATAATTTTGATAACGCAACCAAATATGAAGCAGGGGCATTACGTTTTCCTTGTTCATAATTGCGAATGGAAGAAATACCATAGGTTCTATTTAATGCTTTATATAGGTCTGTTTGAGAATAGCCATGGCCATGTCTCATTGTTTTGCCTATTTTGGGATACGGTGAATGCATCGAAAGGGCCTCCTGTTGTTAGTAAATACTTAAATATTATACTTCAAATTAAACTTTTTTACAGAAATAATTGATTATTTTAATGATTTTGCATTCCGGATGTGTTGTTTTTTAAAAGCAGGTGCGTTCACAATTATTATGGTAACTCTTAATTATATCGTAATATATTTATCAATTTGATGTTGTTTATATGAAATGAGCATTATCGAAATATACTTTTGCTAAGCGACTAGTGCTTTAAGCGCTACATCATATGTGTTGTGAAAATAGTTTCTTTCTTGGTTCATTTTATTTGTGGTTTTGTTTGATAAAATATGGATAAGCAAGAAGTGTCTTGTTCTTGTAGATTGGAATCTTCCAATCGAACTAGACTTGAAACTATATCGATATTTCACCACCATGATTTTCACCAAAAAACATGTCCTGTGTGTGAAGTGTCTCATACCGTGTTCAACGTTGTGTTTGGTGATGTTTATATATCACCAACAATAAGTTTGATATGGCGTAAACAGATCCCAATATATAAGAATGAGTTGATGAAAATCAACTTTTTGTGTTGGATAAACACGTTAAATTCGGCCGATTTCACGTTGTTTTTATGACAAAGTAAAGGAGCGTAAAGCAAAAGATAAATGGATAAATTAAAGATAAAAGGGCAAAGCCCTATTTCTTTCATACGATATTACTTATATGATTATCGAAAAACAAATGATTATACGATGGAAGACATGGCAGAGATGATGGGAATTAGTCTTAATTATTATGGTGATTTAGAAAAAGGGAATAAGGGTGAAAAGATGTCAATCCATACAGCATATAAGATTGCTCAAGCATTACAAGTATCATTAGATAACTTATACCTATTAGAAGAAGAGTATCAAGAGAGGATTTTATTATGATTAAGATACATCCATTAGAACCATTAATAACATTATATTGTGACAATCTTGATATTAAGAAAAACAGCATCAGGAGTTATAAGGCCTTGCTAGATCGATATGTCTATTACCTAAAACGACATAATATTCAGTTTGCTAAACGTTCAGACATCATCGATTATAGAGAACACATGTGGGAAGAAGGTTTACGGGCGAATACGATTCAAAAACAAATTGTCGTGATTCGTAATTTCTATCAATGGTTAAAGTTAAATCAACGACAATTTGCCTTAGATGATATCTATCAATTTAATATCGCAGAGAAAATCAAAGGCGCAAAGATTGATCACAACTATAAAAAAGAACCATTAAACAAAGAACAGGCCATCAAACTCATTGAAGTGGCGAAGCAACAACGAACCGATATTACGGGGTACCGTAATTTCGCAATCATCTTGTTAATGATTATCACAGGCGTACGATCAATTGAAGTTGTTCGGGCAAAAAAGGCAGATGTCTCAAGATTGTTTAAGTATTCGATTCTTTATGTCCACGGAAAAGGAAAAGATGGGGCAGATACTTTTGTAAAATTATCGAACGAAGTGACGGATGCGATCAATGATTATTTACACAAAAGAACAGATAATGCTAGGTATTTATTTGTTACGCATGGCGATACATCAAGTTGCCAACAGTTGTCATCAAATACTTTAAGAAGAGCAATTACGAGGTTAATGAAACATGCTGGGATTTATGACAAGAAGCATACCCCACATTCATTGCGACACACGACGGCATATCTTAACTTACAGTCGGGTGGATCGTTAGAATCCACCCAACAGTTACTAAGGCATAAAAATATTGAGACAACGTTAATTTATGCGCATAACATTAACCGGATGAATGATGATTCAGAATTTCGAATCAATGATTATTTATTTCGTGACGAGGAGGAAACGACATGATTAAAGAAGATATTACCCATTATACAGTTAAAGAAGTAGCCAGTTATTTGCGGGTCACACCACGAACCATTTACAACTATATTTACATTGGGAAATTACGGGGAATTAAAGTCGCTGGTAAATGGCGATTCTCAAAAAAGCATATTGATGATTTTTTAAAGAAGCTAGCAGAAGTGGAGTATCCGCGTTATGTCAAAAAGTAGTGCAGGATTAGATTTCTTTAATCTCGATGTCAATCTCTTTAGCGATGCCAAAATTATCAAATTGATGCATCGCTATGGACCGATTGGGTTTATGTGTTATTTACTAACGCTAACCAATGTATATATGAATGGATATTATTTAGAAGCATCTATTAATGATTTAGCGTATGTGTTATTAAACGGCATTGGCGGGAAATACATCAATGGTAAAAATAAGTTACAAGAAATTATTTTGTATTTAGGCTATATTGATTTAATTGATCAAGACTTATTATCACAGGGAATTATAACATCAAGAGGGATTCAAAAACGGTTTTTAATTGCGACAAAAAGTCGCAAGAATCAAGCCTATGATAAATATTGGTTATTAGAACATCCAACCCAACCAGGTGAAATTCTAAAAGAGGTAAAGAAAGAGCAACAGTCTAAGCCAAAGAAAACGAAGAAACAAAAAATCTTTGAACGAAAGAAAAAAGATATTCTAGAACACGCACCGAAGAAACATTATCTTACGAGTTGTCTTATTGAATACCGCTATATCAACGAATATTCACTTGATATCTACAAATATAATGAACTATTTGAAGACTTATTAACGAGTTATGATGGTGATTTACTCTATCAAGCAGTGCGTTATTTATGTAATTATGCATCAAGACCTGCAACAAAAATTGATGATCGATATAAGTTCTTTGAATCTTCGATTACCAAAAACTTATCACGCTTAACCAATGAGGATTCTAATACATCGATTGAATCATGGTTTAAGTCCTTGATAGGATAGATAAATCACTGGCACTAATAGATGTGAACAGTATCGTAAGTAGCATATTTTCAACATAGTGTAAGGCGAAGTGTACCATGCCTTTACACTCTGTTGAACAACCATATTAACGAGAAAATTAGATTTTCCAGAAATTGAGTGCATTTAGAATTGGTAGCTAATAAATGATAGTAAATAGGAGTGGCTCATTTTTAACTGGTAAGTGATTACAGTTTGCATGGAAATAAACTCACCCTGTCCATCATAAAATGTAAAAAGATTGTATTTATGCTTGATTCACACTACTTTTATTTCAATGTTGTCATTAGAAATGAAATAAAAAGT of Candidatus Izemoplasma sp. contains these proteins:
- a CDS encoding tyrosine-type recombinase/integrase; this encodes MIKIHPLEPLITLYCDNLDIKKNSIRSYKALLDRYVYYLKRHNIQFAKRSDIIDYREHMWEEGLRANTIQKQIVVIRNFYQWLKLNQRQFALDDIYQFNIAEKIKGAKIDHNYKKEPLNKEQAIKLIEVAKQQRTDITGYRNFAIILLMIITGVRSIEVVRAKKADVSRLFKYSILYVHGKGKDGADTFVKLSNEVTDAINDYLHKRTDNARYLFVTHGDTSSCQQLSSNTLRRAITRLMKHAGIYDKKHTPHSLRHTTAYLNLQSGGSLESTQQLLRHKNIETTLIYAHNINRMNDDSEFRINDYLFRDEEETT
- a CDS encoding helix-turn-helix domain-containing protein; this encodes MIKEDITHYTVKEVASYLRVTPRTIYNYIYIGKLRGIKVAGKWRFSKKHIDDFLKKLAEVEYPRYVKK
- a CDS encoding Lin1244/Lin1753 domain-containing protein; the encoded protein is MSKSSAGLDFFNLDVNLFSDAKIIKLMHRYGPIGFMCYLLTLTNVYMNGYYLEASINDLAYVLLNGIGGKYINGKNKLQEIILYLGYIDLIDQDLLSQGIITSRGIQKRFLIATKSRKNQAYDKYWLLEHPTQPGEILKEVKKEQQSKPKKTKKQKIFERKKKDILEHAPKKHYLTSCLIEYRYINEYSLDIYKYNELFEDLLTSYDGDLLYQAVRYLCNYASRPATKIDDRYKFFESSITKNLSRLTNEDSNTSIESWFKSLIG
- a CDS encoding helix-turn-helix transcriptional regulator, which gives rise to MHSPYPKIGKTMRHGHGYSQTDLYKALNRTYGISSIRNYEQGKRNAPASYLVALSKLYQCTIQDLFDCEPTHQIHHTIDTLYYAYENHKVKKIKPEPLISYDFNQSIDIATNRYQYYQLTAHDQTLELPTDTRLLLRLKTTDKIDVTSTERMYLITVPKATHPEYGNDNSSKKRLDPAVMNARRGSKQFITRAKLITDIKQGTYVMYYDHRTIKHMGYREFLSTIDGIVEKIMYDFHDLPSVDDVQMT
- a CDS encoding helix-turn-helix transcriptional regulator, with the protein product MDKLKIKGQSPISFIRYYLYDYRKTNDYTMEDMAEMMGISLNYYGDLEKGNKGEKMSIHTAYKIAQALQVSLDNLYLLEEEYQERILL